In Sphingobacterium sp. R2, the genomic stretch AGGTGATCCATATACTTATGTGTTAGGATCATCGCCAGCAGGCCTGCCCCGGGGATGCCTTTATCGATGACACGCTCGGGAAGCCCTGCGATGGATATACCATCTCCGTCTTTAGCCGCATATTTATAACGGATGTAACGTTTGATATAGAACTTTGCAGGCTCGCACTCCAGCTCTTCGGTAATCTCTTTTCCAATACATACCATTTCAGACATGTCTCCTTCGGGGTGAATCTCGACCTCTTCTACCGGTAGATGTTCAAGTAACTTCGCACGTCCTTTATGGTGAGGACGTTTACGGACATACTCGATCTTTTCCTTGATTTCCTCCTGTTGCTGAACAACTTCGGCCGGCTCTGCTTCAAAGGGTAGCATGGTCTGGTTTGGGTCTCCTTCGAAGCGTTCACGCTTCTGTCCGAACTGCATACGATTGTACATGGCAAGTTGTGACTTTAGATAATCTATCTCTTCATCACGGCTGGAAACAACCTTGATAAGGTCTTCTTTCGAGAGGTTTTCCAGCGCTTTTTCCATGCCATAAAGATACGCATTTATTGCCTTAATACCATTAAAAAAGCTGTTTTTGAGGTAACAAATAACGTTTTTTCTGTATACTCTTTACAACATGTATACCCTCGACCATCAATACCAGATCGCTCCAGGACAGCTCACCTTTCTTAAGTTCAGATGCACCAAAAGTTCCCTGCTCCAGACGTTTGTAGTAAATAATAAAGTAATTCTTTTCATCATTAATTTAAATCACACCAATATACATTATTTATTCTGAATTAAGATGTTTTCATATATTAACTTTCAAGATTATTATGAATTTTGGGATCAAGTTATTAGTCTGAAAGAATGTTGGGTTACGGGAAATCTTACCTGAATTAATTTTTAGCAGATATAGTTTTAAGTTAATTTTTCTCCAACAAGCATCACGAAGATTTAATTAATAGGCCGCACCTATCAAAGGATCAAAATGGATAGTTTTATCGCCAAAGGTTATACAGGGTACAATGGCGCGAGTGCGAAAGATGTATATCCACTGTTTTTACTATTCCTCACTCTACACTTTTGGGTAGTAATTCTCTATTAATGACACTTTCCATCTCAAATTTATTTATCTTAATGGCTAAATTATATTACCACGTGAAAAGATATTTAGTATTTGTTGCGCTGCTAGGGCTAGGCCTTGGCGCGTGTAAGAAGGAAGAATCGACCAAACCTAAAGATGATATCATCCTAATTGACGGAGAAGAGTTCGAAAAAGAATTCGTTTATAGGGCAACATCAAAAATACTGAATGTACCAAAAGACAGTATTTACTACAGTGCTGCGACATTTACCCTGAATATAGATTATCTTGAATTAAAAATTGATTTGAAAGTATTTGCGCAAGATTTGAGAACGGCTAGAGCAGAAAAGTTATGAAATTAGTTAAAATTTTAAGTGTCATTGCTCTACTAATTCTAAGTAAATTCGCTAGTGCCCAACTTATCAATTTAGAAACTGTGATGTATCCATTTGCACCAAAAGAAAATGGGGAAATTCTACTAAATTATAACCAACCTACAACGATTTACGCAACTTTTACTGTATCAAGGGCACTATCAGCTACAACGAATCTTTGGCCAGACTTACCAATCAAAGCTGAAATTGGTTTGTACCTTTTAAACTCTTCCGGTCCAAATACACAGATTAGTGTTATAAACATTTCAAATTCTGACTGGTATGGGCCACAGTATGCGGCTTCTAAAGTCATTGAAAAAGAAATAGTCATTCCAGCAGGTGCAGTCACCCTGGCGAATCCAAGTACAGGTATTTTGGCACAATGGAGATTTTACAAAGAGGGATATCCAAGTCCATATAATATCAATGGATGGACTGATTGGGTAAATAAAATGTATACCCCTGTAAAATTAAATCCTAATCAAATTCCAGGATCAACATTCACTGGACCAGCTTCTATTTGCGATGAGGGTATTTATACAATTTCTAATCCTTATACTGTTAGTTTAGAAAATGCGTCAGGGATTGCAACGTTAACAGCATTAGGAAATAATCAGTGGAAAGTAACTAGGATAGGTACAGCGAATGGCGTTGTTAGTTTGAGATCAATAAAAAACGGTAAAATTTTTGAAAGAGAAATAATGATCGGAGCAAGGATTAACGGAGGTATTTCAGGTTCTACGACTGTTTTCCCTGGAAAAAGTTACGAATACAATTTGACTTTAAACGATAATATTTCGAATTATCAAAATCTAACATTCACTGGTACTAGCGGTATGAATGTGCAGATAATATCGCCAACGAAAGTTAAATATACTGTACTCAGTAATTATGCTTTTGCACCAGGAGAAACAGAAAGAAATACCACAATTCAGGTAACCGCGAACATTCCGGGATGTGGATATGCAACTATCGAATTTCCAATAGTAGTAATAAATCCAAAACCAACACAGGTTAATTAATTTGTAGTAAAAGCCTAGACCAAAATCTAGGCTTTTACCCAATATACCTTATGATCCGTCAACGTGAGTCAGGACAGCATCGTTGCTGCACGATGGAAGCTTATCTCCTTTTCTGTGAAAACCGAAGATGACGCCGCCAAATATACTAAAATGACTGTACACGATAAGAGAATGGGCATGAAAGGCTATCATCTTTACAGCAAAAATGGCCTTACCTTGTATGTTTTCAGGAAATCTTAAGGTGTTTGGGAGCTTGCATATGGACAACTAGCGGACGACATCAAGGAGCAAGCATTGATGCGCTTATACTTCGTTTTGATGATGACGTGCCCGAGCTATTCTATCATAAAGGTAAAATCGAGATAGTAGAGGTACGCGCAAAAAAAGAGGGCTTTTTGCACATTTATCTCAATAATGCCTATGTAGGAAGTATTCAGTATTTCACCTTTACGAAGCAATTCAATTACCACATTGAAGACAATAGCATGCTCACCAATGATCACGCGCAAAAGTACATCGCTATGATCCAACGTGGGGAATTAAAGTGGATAAAAGATGATATTCGATAATTTTGCGCTCTATCGTGAACCAAAGGTTATAGAGATAACTCAATTAATGGGTGGTTATTTTCAAGTATACATTGTTAAGTACTTTATAACAAACATATAACAACCAAGGGATGGCGGGTATGTATTGGGGTAACAGGTATTTTTAGCAAATCGTTTACACCCTCACTTCCGCTAGGTATAACGTCATCATTTACTCCCTCATTTACACCATCACTTACCCCCTCACCAATTCCAAGCCTAGGAAGCTCTAGCAAACGATGATCACCGTCCTTCTTCTAAATAGGATATGCTCGACCATAAGCCTTAATTGGCAATTGTATCCATACGACGATAAGTATATGCATCATGGTTAAGGGTGCCGGCGAGCGGAAAGAGAATAAGAAAGCCGGCTGCTGTCGACTCACTGGGCACTACTAAATCACCATGTTTATCTAATGCAAAGCAAATAGTTTTGGTGAAGAACCTATTGACTAATACATAGATTTCAAGATCGGTATTTCTGGAAGAAACAAAGTCTTGCGGTTCGGGCTTAACTTTCCTCGTTCTTTCACGCACGACATTCATAAAGTATCAATTAGTTTGAAATGGATTTTATTTCTTTGGGTGAGCTCCAATGAAGTTCTGTAAAGATAGTGCAGACTATCCGTTTTATAATAATTTGGTTCAATATAGTTCGATAGACAGTATTCATTATAGGCTGCACTCTTCTGCTGACTGCTATGATTATGGCCAATTATCTTCTGGGGATAATTATCAAAAATGTATGTCTCTTTTAAGCCTACCTTCGAAACGCTATGTGCCGCAGCATTCTGTGCTAAATATCTGGGCGATATGGAAGTGCAAGAGTTAAAAGAGAAAATAAATACCACTGAAAATAGTGCAATGGCTAGTGTGCGCATATTGTGATTTTTTTTTATGTCTATAATAAGCTCTTTTGTTCGACTTCTAAAAGGACAGGTGCTTTTTCACTTTGTCCAATGTACATGCAATGTCTACTAAAAATTTCATTCCTTTATCCTTCAAGTAGTCTACCACTTCATCAAGCGACGCATGGGTTGAAAGTCCAGAACTTCCAATTAAATTAGATCCGGTAATAAAACCGCCTATAAAACGGAATAAATCATCCGGAGGTATCACCAGTAATTCTTTTTCGAGCTCGTCAAAAGCTATTTTAAGTTCTCTTCTCATATTAATTTAAATTTTAAGTTTATTGACTCTGTTTACTCAAAAATTGCTTATTATACTTCATAATACCCTGTAATAACATTAAAATACTTGTAACGGATCATTTGGATCTTCTATATAATCTTTAATACGCAACTCCCTTTCTCTACCACTACCATCAAAAGTAAATGTTTTTATCAGGATTTAAGCGTACAAAAATCTCAATAACACTCGTGAAAGGATTGCCCCAGGATTGGTATGGAAGAAACAAGCGACGTTAATGGTCAACACTATCCTCGGCTTAATATGCTTCATAATTTTCACATAGGTATCGCTACAATTGATCATCTTCATTTCCATGCAAAAGCATTTTTTTTCCAAGAGTACCGTCTTTATTGACTATAGCCTGAATAATTAAATTGAATCTCCTGAAGGAACTATTATTTCCTTATACAGCGTATTTAAACGTTTGACAAATTTTAGTAAAAATGAGTGTCGGAAACCGCTAAAAACTGGTCCTGTATGCGAAAACGGTTTGATCGAAGTGGACAATGGTTCTACGACTAAAACAAAATTTCTTTCCTTCTTAGGGACTTCAATATTATTAGCGAATCTATTACTTAGGACAAATTTGTCTATCATCGGAAATTTCTTTTTAAAAACAACAGATCGCCAGCATATTTGAGGGAATAATAAGTCTTATATTTTGATCCTTTCAATATATTATACTCAATTTTCCCAAGTATATAAGTATCCGCCCAACCAAGTGCATATTTTATGAACGTTTTATAATTCCGAGTTTTGTTTAATGGGTTCAAAGGGAAAAAGAGATCAGATCCTGTCGATGATGGCAGATTGGCAGCAGAGCGCTATGAGGAAGAAGCAGTACTGTGGTTCAAGGGGGATCAAAGAGGCGAAGTTTCATTATTGGTTTTCTCGGAGCAGGGAGCAAAATGGTGCAACTGGAAGGCTGAAATTGGTCGTGGTATGCCGAATTAATACGTTTACTGCTATTAACTTTCAAGATTTTTACAAATCCTAGGGCTAAGGCAAATATCAAAGTTGGCCAACCACTTTAAACGGTTTCTTTAAGCTTACTTTAGATTAAAAAATTGCTTCTCTATAAATTACATAGATAAGCAATTAAATTAGCACTAACTTGTACTTGTCTAAATATCAATCGAATGCATTATAAACCAATTTTTTCTATTTAACTCTTTTCAACTCAATATTATTCGGAACGTGAAGTTTATATTGACCACCTTTACCATCTATACTTATCATTCCCCCACCTTCCGCTAATATAAGTTTTAAAACTAGTTTATCAGGATTTCCTTTGACATAAGTTAATGTTCCTCGGGCATTAACACGATTTTTAGTCTCCCTAAATCGAAAAGATAATACATTTTCATTATCTATTTTTTTATCAAAAGATCCGGTAGTTATGGTATTCTTACCACCAACGTCATAACCATCGATCAACGCACCGTCCTTTTTATAAGAATGGTAACCAACTGCGAAATCTAACTTATCACCATTAATTTTATTAAAATACTCTTCTTTTACTAAAACTATAGTAAACACTTCATCCTGCCCCTCATACTTCCAGGTACCATAAAATTTATTTAACCCAGCTGGCTTTAGGTGTCTACCTGATTCATTTCTATTATTCTTAGATTGGGAGAAAACACATCCTGTGATTAAAACCATCATAAATAAAATTGCTGTTTTTTTCATCTTTACCATTTTTATTCAATTTAACATGGATGGGATATTATAGCTATGATTACAAACTGTAAGTCTAAAGTATTGGTTTGAAAGAAGGACTATTTACGGGAAACCGTACACATAAAAATCTAGTTTAAAAAATTGAACATAAGCATGTTACCAATTATATTTCAAGCCTTTCACATGATAATGTTTCACTTCCGTACAAACTAAGTCAGTATCATTAAAAACTGCCAAGTTACAGCCTCCGGCCTTCATTGCGCTTCTATATTCTACCGCATGAAACCCTAATGACTTAATATACTCACAAAGATATTGGGTAGGCAAGTAATCAAGGTTTACATCTTGCTTCCGAACGGGTTTTGACAACTCTTCTTCGAGTTTTAACAAATAAGATCGGACCAACATAAACTCCTCAATATCAAATCCACGATCCTGAATTTCAAATGGTCCGTAATCTTCAATATTTTTTAAGGAAATGACCTGCAATGGAGCCTTTAATGTAAAACGTCCGATACTAATGGACTCGTGCAAAGAAACCCGTGTTAAGTAAAAATGGATTCACTGTCACCTTTTAATTCTCCATGCTCAGTATTTACCACCAACTGTACACGGATATTAGCCCCGCTTAAAGCTTTAAGTGCTGTCCTTAGCGATGAGGTATTCTTCTTTACAGGTTCAATAATAGGAATGATCTTCTCTGGGTTTAATGGAAGCCCTACAGGTTCACGTAATGCAATTAACTCAAATTGCTTACCTCGGAGATACGGGAAATATATAAGCGCTTTATAATAATAGGTTCTTACTTAGATTATTAATCATAGTAAGATACGACTTTTTATTGTATTTCGCCTGATAAAAAGAGAAGTTAACGAATGAAGGTACATCGCCAAGAGTCAAGTATAAATTGGTTTGTGGATCAATACGACTTTTTAAGATATGGCAATACATTGCTTGGACTTCTTCTACTGGCAGCTCCGTTAATATTTCCAGACATGCTCGATAATAAAATACTGGTGTTACGTCAGGTAGAAAACCTACCAGTTCTTTTATAAGCCGGCTATATTCAGGTTTTCGCAAGGACGACATCATGTAGCTTGCATCAAGACAAGCTGTGTATTTGACAGCAGCACGATATTCAGAAACCTCTCCCTCTTCTGTATAGATCAATACGCCTACGTAAGAAGGAAGTACCCGAAGATATTTGTTTAGCAAGGAAACGTGCGTAAATAGATAAACCTCGGTAAAAGCTCGGTAATAATCGTTCAACTGACTTTCTAAGCGTTCGGGGGAATCCAGCTCGGTCTTTATTTCAAAAACCTTATTTGTGCCGTTGACAAGCACCGTATCTGCAATGGACTGACCAACACGAAACTCATTGAGTAGAATGGTGTCATCTAAGGAATAGTTTTTCAAGACATACTCATTGAGCAACTTATTCTTGTAGATATATTCGTGCCTATAATTTTGTTCAAGGATCTGATAAGAATGTGCGATTAAATCGCCTAATTGGTTGGGTTTATTTCCAACCATTTCATTTCAACCTACATACTTTTTCATCTTCCTGATATAAGAAGACTGATTGGTACTGCTTGAAAGCTTCTTGAATGACGCATGAGACACCAAAGAAGCCAATTCTCGCAAGTTCGCTTTGTCGTATGTGAGATCGGATTGCATATAGCAAATTTAAAAACTTATCGCGACTTAACGAAAATGATATGTGCTGATTTATTATTTGAAGAAGCAAAGAGGATTTTTCGCTACCTTTGTTTTTAATATTAACCTTAGAAAAAAATGAATTTCGGAAAAGTATGTTTAAGAAGCATGCTATTGTTAGGGATTAGCTTATCAAGCTATTTTTCTACGAAAGCACAATATAATAAGATAGACTACGATAATAGCAATTATCCCGAATTGATCATCGAACAAATTGATCAATACGATTATAGTACTGTCATTCATTTTTCATACACAAGCATTACATCTCTGGAATTAAATGGATCTGAGGATATACAACTTATTTCCAACGGAAAGGCAAAAAAATTATTGAATAGCTACAATCTCCCGTTGGATGAAAAGAAACATTTATTCAACGATTCTGGTGAAAAATTAAATTTTTCACTTGAATTTGAAAAAATAGATAATGTTAACGATGCCTTTGCTGTCCAAAGCGCAACGATTAAGAAATTCAACCTTCCTCATTTAAAGATCGATAGTTCACAATCAACAGCGTTTTTAGATGTTGATGCATTCATTGGTAAAACACCTTCGAGAGAATTTTACATCTTCTACAATGAAGGCTCCCCCGTACTACGGTATGCATACAAAGGAATGATTATCGCGATTAAATTGGCCATTGAAGAAAACTATGGGAAATTTTTTCAGCCACAGATTTTTGTACAAAATTACAACAAGAAAGATATATTGTTAGATCCATCCAAAATATATGCTCAATATGAAGTGAAATCCAAATTCTTTACTGCTCCAATTTTTGACTATAAAAAATACCTTTCAATGGTCAAGAAAATCCAAAAGAGTGAGATGTTTTGGAATGGGCTATCTGAGGGGCTCGCAGCTGTTGCAGCTGGTTATTCTTTTATATCTTCAAACTCGAACACATATGTAACTGCAAATGGTCGCTCTCTTAATTATGGATTTTTCGGAAATAATATGTACGCTGGAACTAGTTCTACGTCCATGACAGGTTCCATAAATACAAAATCAAATTCGACAGTATTTAATGGTGGCAACGCTTATATAGCCGCTCAATACGCCCGCCAAAATTTAGAAAGTTTGAAAGCAAAACAGGTTGATCGGCTTACGTCTATTCAAAATGGCTATATAAAGATGAACACAATATTCCCAAACACTGAGTATAGTGGTTATTGTAATATTCCGTTTAGATTAGACATTAATTCATTTTTGATGAAAGTTGAAATTAATGGTAGCGATTTCTTCTTTGAGTGGGACAACGATAAATTAAATTCAATGCTTTAGGAACTCGTAGGATTGATATTGTTTTAGCTAATTGCTATTTACTATTTTAATCTTATAAGTCCTCAGTATAAACCTATTGAAGCATTTAGCTCAGTTTAATATACCAACATGATGAAAAAAATACTATTCGCTATATTATCAATCCTTACGTTGTCTCTAAGTGCGCAAAACAAATATGCTACAACGACGGATGGAAAGACGGTATTATTAAAAAGCGACGGAACCTGGGAATATGTAAAAGACAAATCTACATCATCAAATATCAATCAATTTAAAAGTACAAGCTCCTCCCCTTCGCCGCGCAAAACAAATACATCTAAAAGTAGTTCTTCTTCGAGAAATTACATCCGTGGCCCTCGTGGAGGCTGTTATTATATTAACTCCAATGGCAACAAGACTTATGTTGACAGAAGCATGTGTAATTGATTGGGCAATCTATAAAAGTATGACAAAGATTATTATAGTAACATTAATTGTTTTAAACATTTTAACGCTAATAAGTTGTATTAATGGAGTGGCTGAAAAAAAAGTAATTCCTAATACAGATAATGAAATCACAAAAAATCTCAAAAGTGATTTAGATAATGAAAATTGTGGGCGTTTGGCTAGATTCTCATAGCTCAAAAAATTATAAATTACGAATAGGCCAAAAAGTGGTTTTGAAGGATAATAAACTTTATTTTGGTCCCTGTGACATAGACAATGAGTGTTTAGAATTAAATAGCGAGTCTATAGTACCATATACCGAAATTGCATATAATGGCGATGCCTATATTGACATTAATATTCCTGATCAAAAATTATTGATTACAAAAACAGGGGATCTTAAAATTTATGATCAACTAGGACTAGTCGCTACCTACCCATTTATATTCATAGATCCTTCTATTTTAAAATATTGATTTTGACATTCTTAAAATCAGATATATTATAGCATAATGGACTTTTGTATAATTTTGAGCGAATGGGAGTTATTGTGCCGAAAATATCCGCCAAAAATGATTGCGGCAGTTCAGGGTAAATTTATAAATTAGACTTCAATATAAATTACTAACGAATGCACAATTCAAATATATTCTCACAGAAAGAAGCCATCTATATTGATGGAAAGGACAAGACCAGTGATATCCAGTCCTATTCTTTCGTAGGCGAGAAATGTATTGTGGCATTTAAAAGCAGCAATAAAAAATATACGTACAATAAAGATAAAGTTCAGATCATCAAATCTGCTTTGCAGAGCAAAAAAGCCCAGACAACTTTCAAGTATCTAAAAGCGATTGCAGATGCCGTTGGACTTAAATCCGATGAAGGAAAAAACATTCTATCGGATAGTTACGACAGAATATCATTTATCCCTGAATATGCCATCCTATCCTATTATCTGAATGAAACGCAGCCAGCGGATTGTTTCCCTTCTTCTCCTATTGAAATATTCCCCTTCGGTTTCAACCTCAGTCAGAAAGAGGCTGTAAATAATGCCTTTGCCAACCCACTGAGTATTATTGAGGGCCCTCCGGGCACAGGTAAAACACAGACGATCCTAAATATAATCGCCAACGCTATCATGCGTGGTCAAAGTGTAGCTGTAGTGTCAAGCAATAACTCGGCAACGAAAAATGTGTATGAAAAATTGCATAAGAATGGGCTCTCCTTTATCGCTGCTTTGCTGGGAAGCAACCAGAATAAAAGAGAATTTATAGAATCGCAATCGGACATTCCTGACCTATCCAAGTTTCAGTTAAATGACAAAGTGTTCACTCAACTGAAACAACAGAATAGTGAGCTCCTGTTACAGCTCACCGAAAAACTAGCACAGAAGAACGAGCTGGCCACGCTGAAACTCCTTGTTGAAAACATAAAAACGGAACAGCAGCATTTTCTGAATGCTGTGAAATCAATAGCAGACTTTAAACTGAATAGAAACCTTTCATCAGATCGGCTACTGGCACTCTGGAATTCCGTCTCCGATCAGGAACATACTGGCAAACAGTTTAACTGGTGGAAGAAACTAATCTATCGTTTCAGGTACCGCATCAAAGATAAGGGCTTTTATACCCTATCGCGTTGGGACATGATCAGGATTGCTCAATCGGCTTATTATCGAACCAAGATTGCTGAACTGGCATCTCGTATCGGATCATTGGAAAAGGATTTACACAATTTCTCCTTTGACGCAAAGATGCGTGAGTATACGGGAATCGCGATGCGGCTTTTTAAAAATGTACTTTACAACAGGTATCAGCATAAGGATCGTCCGATATATCAGGAAGCTGATCTGCGTGGTAAGTCCACAAGTTTCATCGAAGACTACCCTGTCATCATGAGCACTACATACTCGCTGCGCAGGTGCCTGGCTGAGCATACGACCTATGACTATGTGATCATTGATGAGTCTTCGCAGGTGGATCTGGCGACAGGTGCATTGGCCTTATCATGCGCCAAACGTGCCGTTATTGTCGGTGACCTCAAGCAGCTGCCGAATGTAGTAGATGCGACAATAGCCCAAAAGACAGATGCAATCTTCCATGCATTCAAGCTGTCTGAACCTTATCATTATGCAAAAAACAGTTTACTTGCATCCATCACACAGTTATTCCCTGATGTCCATAAAACACTGCTGAAAGAACATTACCGTTGCCATCCAAAGATCATTGAATTCTGTAACCGTAAATTCTACAATGAACAGCTCATTATCCTCTCTGAGCCAACATCAGAGCGCGAACCGCTACTGGTCTACCGGACAGTGGCGGGTAACCATGCGCGGGCACGGATGAATCAGCGGCAGATCGATGTTATCCTACAGGAGATCATTCCGCTGCAGCAGCTTGCTTCGGTTGACCTGGGTATAGTGACACCTTATCGTAATCAGACAAATGCCTTGCAGGGTACATTTGCGGGTACGGAGATTATAGCTGATACGGTTGATAAATTTCAGGGTCGGGAAAATGATGTGATTATTCTTTCAACGGTCGACAATGAAATCTCCGAGTTTACAGATAATCCTAACCGGCTAAATGTGGCCATCTCCCGCGCTAAAGATCAGCTGATCCTATTGGTACATGGCAACGATGCTGAAAATGAGAGCAATATTGCAGATCTGATTCGTTACATTGAATACAATAACTTCACGATCATCCAGAGTAAGCTGCATTCGATCTTTGATTACCTATACAAAGGCTATGAGGAAAAGCGACAGAGGATCTTGTCGCAGAAGCGTATCAAATCGGTATTTGATAGTGAAAATTTAATGTATACTCTGGTGCGTTCCGTAATATCTGATGACAGGTTTTCAAAATACGATGTGCTTCTCCATTTTCCATTGCGGAGCCTGATTGACGACTATTCACTCATGACGCCTGCAGAAGCAAAATATGCAGGTCATCACATGACGCACCTTGATTTTCTGATCTACAACAAACTTGGCAAGAATCCGGTTCTGGCGATCGAAGTGGATGGTTATGCTTATCACGCCGTCGAAGGAAAACAATCGGAACGCGACGCGATGAAAGATGCCATACTGGAAAAGTACGGTCTGCCCCTACTTCGTTTTTCGACCACGGGCAGCGGTGAACGGGAAAGGTTGGCAAGGAGATTGGGTGAATTGTCTGCGCTTAAGCAATAGATAAATTTCCCCCTATAATGGCTAGTAAACGAGTGATCATTTCACATAGATTATTATACCTTCCTCCAATACTTTAGGCAAATTTATTAAAACAATAGATTAACGTTATTAGAGACCTTGCACAGGTACTGCCTTAAAAGATTAAAATGGAAAGTATCTTATCTAACAAATAACAATCCTATCATATAGGATTGTCTTCAAAGTACTTCATCAATAATAAATTGATTTCTTGTAATCGTTCATGCAAATGAATTTTATTATGCATTAAATAGTCCCGAACCCTGTATAAATTGTCTTGATCCACAATTTTCATCAAGATCTACAAGTCGTTTAATCTCCGCCAGGCATTGGGCAATTTGTTTATCTATTTCGGAAATAAGCCCTTTGT encodes the following:
- a CDS encoding DUF6705 family protein; translated protein: MKKTAILFMMVLITGCVFSQSKNNRNESGRHLKPAGLNKFYGTWKYEGQDEVFTIVLVKEEYFNKINGDKLDFAVGYHSYKKDGALIDGYDVGGKNTITTGSFDKKIDNENVLSFRFRETKNRVNARGTLTYVKGNPDKLVLKLILAEGGGMISIDGKGGQYKLHVPNNIELKRVK
- a CDS encoding RES family NAD+ phosphorylase, with product MHESISIGRFTLKAPLQVISLKNIEDYGPFEIQDRGFDIEEFMLVRSYLLKLEEELSKPVRKQDVNLDYLPTQYLCEYIKSLGFHAVEYRSAMKAGGCNLAVFNDTDLVCTEVKHYHVKGLKYNW
- a CDS encoding sce7725 family protein; translation: MYFPYLRGKQFELIALREPVGLPLNPEKIIPIIEPVKKNTSSLRTALKALSGANIRVQLVVNTEHGELKGDSESIFT
- a CDS encoding sce7726 family protein, which produces MVGNKPNQLGDLIAHSYQILEQNYRHEYIYKNKLLNEYVLKNYSLDDTILLNEFRVGQSIADTVLVNGTNKVFEIKTELDSPERLESQLNDYYRAFTEVYLFTHVSLLNKYLRVLPSYVGVLIYTEEGEVSEYRAAVKYTACLDASYMMSSLRKPEYSRLIKELVGFLPDVTPVFYYRACLEILTELPVEEVQAMYCHILKSRIDPQTNLYLTLGDVPSFVNFSFYQAKYNKKSYLTMINNLSKNLLL
- a CDS encoding AAA domain-containing protein, whose protein sequence is MHNSNIFSQKEAIYIDGKDKTSDIQSYSFVGEKCIVAFKSSNKKYTYNKDKVQIIKSALQSKKAQTTFKYLKAIADAVGLKSDEGKNILSDSYDRISFIPEYAILSYYLNETQPADCFPSSPIEIFPFGFNLSQKEAVNNAFANPLSIIEGPPGTGKTQTILNIIANAIMRGQSVAVVSSNNSATKNVYEKLHKNGLSFIAALLGSNQNKREFIESQSDIPDLSKFQLNDKVFTQLKQQNSELLLQLTEKLAQKNELATLKLLVENIKTEQQHFLNAVKSIADFKLNRNLSSDRLLALWNSVSDQEHTGKQFNWWKKLIYRFRYRIKDKGFYTLSRWDMIRIAQSAYYRTKIAELASRIGSLEKDLHNFSFDAKMREYTGIAMRLFKNVLYNRYQHKDRPIYQEADLRGKSTSFIEDYPVIMSTTYSLRRCLAEHTTYDYVIIDESSQVDLATGALALSCAKRAVIVGDLKQLPNVVDATIAQKTDAIFHAFKLSEPYHYAKNSLLASITQLFPDVHKTLLKEHYRCHPKIIEFCNRKFYNEQLIILSEPTSEREPLLVYRTVAGNHARARMNQRQIDVILQEIIPLQQLASVDLGIVTPYRNQTNALQGTFAGTEIIADTVDKFQGRENDVIILSTVDNEISEFTDNPNRLNVAISRAKDQLILLVHGNDAENESNIADLIRYIEYNNFTIIQSKLHSIFDYLYKGYEEKRQRILSQKRIKSVFDSENLMYTLVRSVISDDRFSKYDVLLHFPLRSLIDDYSLMTPAEAKYAGHHMTHLDFLIYNKLGKNPVLAIEVDGYAYHAVEGKQSERDAMKDAILEKYGLPLLRFSTTGSGERERLARRLGELSALKQ